A segment of the Blastocatellia bacterium genome:
CCGATTTCTGCTCCTGGACTTGATCAAGGGGTTGCTCATCACGTTCAAATATCAGGCACCGAAGCACTGCTACACGGAACAGTATCCGCTCGTCCGGCCGAAAGTCGCAGAACGCTTTCGCGGCGCTCCGCGGTTGAATCTCGATCCGGAGACGGGCGAGAGCCTCTGCATCGCGTGTAATTTGTGCGCCGTCGCGTGCCCGGAAGATTTGATCACGGTCGTCGAGGCCGTGCGCGAGTATGTGGATCACGAGGGGAAGACGAAGAAGAAGCGCGTCTTGGTGGACTACACCTACGACACCTCGCGGTGTATGTTCTGCGGCCATTGCCAAGATGCCTGTCCGACTTATGCCATCGAGCTGACGCAGGAGTTCGAATTGGCCATTTATCGGCGGAAGGATTTCGTCTGGTCGTGGGAGATGCTGGAGAAGGGGATCGAGCAACCGATCTATACCCGATGAGGAGGGGACGGGCGTGGAGCTGAAAGGAGCGCAAATCGCCTTCTACTACGGATTGGCGTTCTTGGTGCTCATCATGGCCGTCTCGCTCATTCGGGCGCGTTCGGCCGTGCATGCGGCCCTCTATCTCATGGGGGCATTGATTGGAGTGGCCGGGTTGTTTTTGCTCCTGCATGCGGAGTTCGTGGCGGGCGCGCAGATCCTCATCTACGTCGGCGGAGTCGTCGTCCTCTTCATCTTCGTCATCATGTTGGTGAACGTGCGCGAGGAGATCACCGAGGCGACGCGCTTATTCACGCGGCAGGAGGCCATCGCGTGGGCGCTCGTGGGCGCGATGACGGTGGCGATGGTCATCGCGTTGCGGCGCGAGACGAATCTCTTACCTTCGGCCGGTGCTCCGA
Coding sequences within it:
- a CDS encoding 4Fe-4S binding protein, translating into MAEPRRNWKQVLSRFLLLDLIKGLLITFKYQAPKHCYTEQYPLVRPKVAERFRGAPRLNLDPETGESLCIACNLCAVACPEDLITVVEAVREYVDHEGKTKKKRVLVDYTYDTSRCMFCGHCQDACPTYAIELTQEFELAIYRRKDFVWSWEMLEKGIEQPIYTR
- a CDS encoding NADH-quinone oxidoreductase subunit J, with the translated sequence MELKGAQIAFYYGLAFLVLIMAVSLIRARSAVHAALYLMGALIGVAGLFLLLHAEFVAGAQILIYVGGVVVLFIFVIMLVNVREEITEATRLFTRQEAIAWALVGAMTVAMVIALRRETNLLPSAGAPMEEAPLALAEDTQRVGSALYTRAALPFEIASLLLLVAIVGSVILARTRRQEETFD